One genomic region from Pyrobaculum islandicum DSM 4184 encodes:
- a CDS encoding phospholipid carrier-dependent glycosyltransferase codes for MKEYLALFVIIAVFLYLTYTIASLPGSDGLPGNGGYISDEVWYVTSARNILHDFFKTPANSPYYTTTLDCLTNESRIVKEYVNINAVTVTGNVKCYIRRGFPYPDKEGILSYYNFEHPPLAKYVIGLMEAIHDEPLFWRIPSMVLGAATLILVFLSARRVTGNLWALAATALMIFDNTFRAMSGIAMLDIYLAFFTALLVYLHLSGRLLGVGTALGLAASVKYSGVFPLFGLAYLYGRRGVWGFVAVFLMAMSVFTLVNMPIAGQLGIQRWVHEILAAISWHTTSRPPGPIASNPLDWLCMHNSFALYTSPDIYASGTPAYLVALVYALYKRDDVSILYLSTYGGYWLVYLLGNHTLYSFYTTHFSPLAHILIARLLSDIARRK; via the coding sequence GATCAGACGGTTTGCCTGGTAATGGCGGTTATATAAGCGATGAGGTTTGGTATGTCACGTCGGCTAGAAACATACTGCACGACTTCTTTAAAACTCCAGCTAACTCGCCCTACTATACCACCACATTGGACTGTCTCACTAATGAGAGCAGAATTGTGAAAGAATATGTCAACATAAATGCAGTAACTGTTACAGGCAACGTCAAGTGTTACATAAGGAGGGGATTTCCATATCCAGACAAAGAGGGGATACTCAGCTACTACAACTTTGAACATCCTCCGCTGGCTAAATACGTAATAGGACTTATGGAGGCCATCCACGACGAGCCGCTCTTCTGGAGGATCCCCTCTATGGTGCTTGGAGCGGCCACGCTTATACTCGTCTTTCTCTCGGCGAGACGTGTAACGGGAAATCTATGGGCGCTGGCAGCTACGGCTCTCATGATATTCGACAACACCTTTAGAGCTATGTCCGGCATCGCCATGCTAGATATATATCTCGCGTTTTTTACAGCTCTGCTAGTCTACCTCCACCTCTCTGGGAGACTACTGGGAGTTGGAACGGCATTAGGTCTCGCGGCTTCTGTTAAATACTCTGGGGTGTTTCCCCTATTTGGACTTGCCTACTTATACGGAAGACGGGGGGTCTGGGGCTTCGTAGCGGTTTTTCTCATGGCTATGTCTGTGTTTACACTGGTCAACATGCCTATCGCCGGACAGTTAGGCATCCAAAGGTGGGTTCATGAGATTCTAGCCGCAATATCGTGGCATACTACCTCCAGACCGCCGGGCCCTATCGCCTCTAACCCCTTGGACTGGCTTTGTATGCACAATAGTTTCGCCCTATATACCAGCCCAGACATATATGCCTCAGGGACACCCGCATATCTTGTAGCGTTGGTTTATGCCTTATATAAAAGAGATGACGTTTCTATACTGTATCTTTCTACATATGGGGGCTATTGGCTGGTGTATTTGCTTGGCAACCACACGCTCTACAGCTTCTACACTACGCACTTCTCGCCGCTCGCTCATATACTAATCGCAAGGCTTTTATCAGACATAGCTAGGAGGAAGTAG
- a CDS encoding Sjogren's syndrome/scleroderma autoantigen 1 family protein: MERDVVKKIAQLVRAGAALTPYTCPVCGTVLVRLKTGELYCANCEKTVVLVKSEEEAQQALEVIQLREVRKIIFDKILQLGRELEKLTASEMVDHLRSMSLLLDIYERLSRIHTEVSKRQSTSS; encoded by the coding sequence GTGGAGAGAGATGTTGTGAAAAAAATAGCCCAACTAGTTAGGGCCGGCGCAGCTCTTACGCCGTATACTTGTCCTGTCTGCGGTACCGTATTAGTGAGATTAAAAACGGGAGAGCTCTACTGCGCCAATTGTGAGAAGACTGTAGTACTTGTAAAATCTGAAGAGGAGGCACAACAAGCGCTAGAGGTAATTCAGCTAAGAGAAGTCAGGAAAATAATTTTTGACAAAATTCTACAGCTTGGTAGAGAGTTAGAAAAGCTAACGGCATCTGAAATGGTAGACCATCTACGGTCTATGTCTCTACTTCTCGACATATACGAAAGACTAAGTCGTATCCATACAGAAGTAAGCAAACGCCAATCTACTTCCTCCTAG
- a CDS encoding serine/threonine protein kinase, translating to MDVVKILLLTLGGGLEHALNVYRQLKDLQLEIVEGGNVLINGISVVGKGTNSVVFKCRPEITKNVELACKLRRGDSTRSSFAPEGQFLHLANTVGVGPEVYAYYKDIVIYRYIDGIHIDTWWREASPEKKRIVVEELMSQAYKLDKIGLSHNELSRLEKHVLIERDLPVIIDFESATLGSRNNVTQVSNGLMRLGLKPPAESLRTYKRCLCIDAFKEILRFFLDQL from the coding sequence GTGGACGTCGTAAAAATACTGCTTCTCACCCTGGGAGGGGGGCTTGAACATGCACTTAACGTATACAGACAGTTGAAAGATCTACAACTTGAAATAGTAGAGGGGGGCAATGTGTTAATAAATGGGATATCTGTCGTAGGAAAGGGCACAAATAGTGTTGTCTTTAAATGTAGGCCGGAAATTACAAAAAACGTAGAGCTAGCTTGTAAGTTACGGAGGGGGGATTCCACAAGATCTTCATTTGCGCCAGAGGGACAGTTCCTACATCTTGCAAACACCGTCGGCGTGGGGCCTGAGGTTTATGCCTACTACAAGGACATTGTTATATACCGCTATATAGATGGCATACACATTGATACATGGTGGAGAGAGGCGTCGCCTGAGAAAAAACGCATAGTTGTGGAAGAGCTCATGAGCCAAGCCTATAAACTTGATAAAATCGGGCTGTCACACAACGAATTATCTAGACTTGAAAAGCATGTCTTAATAGAACGCGACTTGCCTGTGATAATAGATTTCGAATCCGCAACGCTTGGGAGTAGAAATAACGTAACCCAGGTGTCAAACGGTCTTATGCGTCTAGGGCTAAAGCCTCCTGCGGAGTCCTTGCGGACGTATAAAAGGTGTTTATGTATTGATGCCTTTAAAGAGATTCTAAGATTTTTCCTTGACCAACTTTAG
- a CDS encoding RNA-binding protein yields the protein MKRTRLSNREIKELRETYNFMTSILEEADVVEVAHVSEKQHIYLVDGEPLFLKVSEGELGVFVVPTLYLIHKSSKNRLLPQYPKAVVDQGAVVRIIKGADIMRPGIKSFVGDFNKGDIVFVTDEKNRVIAISVALYSKSEIEQMQKGKVLINLHHLGDKIWEISLKLVKEKS from the coding sequence GTGAAACGCACAAGGCTTAGCAACAGGGAGATTAAAGAATTGCGTGAGACATACAACTTTATGACGTCTATATTAGAGGAGGCAGATGTGGTAGAAGTGGCTCATGTATCTGAAAAACAACATATCTATTTAGTAGATGGAGAGCCTCTATTTTTAAAGGTCTCAGAGGGGGAGTTGGGGGTTTTTGTTGTCCCCACTCTCTATCTTATTCACAAATCTTCAAAGAATAGGCTTCTCCCTCAGTATCCCAAAGCCGTGGTAGATCAAGGTGCGGTTGTTCGCATAATAAAAGGCGCAGATATTATGCGCCCTGGGATAAAGAGCTTTGTTGGCGATTTTAATAAGGGGGATATTGTATTTGTAACAGACGAAAAAAACCGTGTGATTGCTATATCAGTAGCCCTATATTCGAAGTCCGAAATTGAACAGATGCAAAAGGGTAAAGTCTTGATAAACTTACATCACCTAGGTGATAAGATTTGGGAAATTTCCCTAAAGTTGGTCAAGGAAAAATCTTAG
- a CDS encoding helix-turn-helix domain-containing protein: MNKLVEATLNIVRNMGESLFVDLSKPYAYTLVAKFGNQKFLMRIASDAENISTSAVRDLKILSAYTDAISICIVSSVRGQILQRGTVYLRDNVKFISLSTFADALRGKGPVFKFNRGMFTAVIDGENLRRKREERGMSLGVLADRLGVTRETVYRYERGEIETPLRVAQKLIEMFGEDVVRKFDINEKPAINQDEIRNREIVRNTYRLLESHPDAIRASDRTLLVSRNKDRREYEKTVELANALNVEVENL; the protein is encoded by the coding sequence GTGAATAAACTCGTGGAGGCAACTCTTAACATTGTTAGAAATATGGGAGAGTCTCTATTCGTAGATCTTTCTAAGCCATACGCCTATACCCTCGTGGCGAAGTTCGGTAATCAGAAATTCCTGATGCGTATCGCCTCAGACGCTGAAAACATATCAACAAGCGCAGTTCGTGACCTAAAAATACTAAGCGCGTATACAGATGCGATAAGTATATGCATAGTCTCAAGCGTAAGGGGACAGATACTTCAGAGGGGAACTGTGTATCTTAGGGATAACGTTAAGTTTATCTCTTTGTCTACTTTTGCCGATGCACTAAGAGGGAAGGGGCCGGTTTTTAAATTCAACCGTGGGATGTTTACCGCAGTTATAGATGGGGAGAATCTAAGGAGGAAGAGAGAGGAAAGAGGCATGAGCTTAGGAGTCTTGGCAGATAGATTAGGAGTAACTCGCGAAACTGTGTATCGCTACGAGAGGGGGGAGATAGAGACGCCTTTAAGGGTAGCGCAGAAACTTATTGAAATGTTCGGAGAAGACGTAGTACGCAAATTCGATATAAATGAAAAACCGGCTATAAACCAAGATGAGATTAGAAACAGAGAGATCGTAAGAAACACCTATAGACTGCTGGAGAGCCATCCAGATGCCATTAGAGCAAGCGATCGTACATTACTTGTGTCTAGGAATAAAGA